From the Pseudomonas sp. VD-NE ins genome, the window CAACGCTGAGCCAATGCCAGCGAAGCATGTTCGTGAGCCAACAGTGCGCTGAGCCGCGCATGGGTCGCCTTGACCCCGGCGCGCACGTTGCTTTCGTCAACATCCACGCGCAGTGGCAAGGTGTTGATGAACATGCCCAACCCGCGATCCGCGCCCGCCCCGCCCTGCATGCGGCCCAGCAGCACCGTGCCAAAGACCACGCGTTCCTGAGCGGACGTTGCCGCCAGCACCCGCGCCCAGGCGAGATGGAACAGGCTGGCGACGCTGACGCCGAGCAACCGTGCCTGACTGCGCAGACGCTGCGCCACCACGGCGGGTAGCGCTTGGCCGACTTCCTCGATGTCGTTACCGTCGCCGTGCACGTCCTGCAAGCCGAACGGCAGCGTCGGTTCGTCGATGTCACCGAGCATCTCGCGGAAGAACGCTTCGTGCTCTTGTTCGCTGACACCAAGACGAGTCTGGGCAACATAATTGCGGTACGGCACAGCGGCCACCGGCAAGCGTTCATCGCCGCGCAAAATAACCTGCATTTCTTCGCTGACCACTGCCAGCGCGGTGTGGTCCATGGCGATGTGGTGGAACAACAGCATGGCAACCACGCGCTGATGGTCCGGATCAAGGGCGTACACCAGACGCAGCAGCGGTGCCTGATCAAGCTCCAGACGGCAATGTCGCGCATCAAAGCGTGCACGCAACTGATCGATGGCTTCACCTTGCGCAGGTTCCAGCGCCACAGCTTGTACCGGCAACTCCGCCTGCCGCCAGACCACTTGCACCGGCGCCGCGAGCCCTTGCCAGACAATCGACGTGCGCAGGATGTCGTGGCGCGTCATGACTTGGCGCAGCGCCGCCGCGAACGCATGAAAACGCTCCAGGCTGTCGAATGCCAGACATGATTGCAGCAAGTACGGATCGCCCTGAGCCGCGCTGAGGTGGTGATACAGAATCCCCTCCTGCAACGGCGCCAGCGGATAAATATCCTGCACATTGGCCGCGCCACCCGGCACCGTGGCGACGATGCGCTCGATGCTGGCCTGATCCAGTTGCACCAGCGGCAGCATGTCCGGGGTGATGTGCGTGCAATCGGCCGCAATCAGATTCTCCGGTACCGCAACCTCGCGCCCGCTGCCCACCTCTGCCGCCAGCGCGGCCAACGTCGGCTGGCTGAACAGCACGCGCACGTCCGTGCTCAGATCGACCTGACGCATGCGTTCGATCAGCGTCACCGCCAGCAATGAATGCCCGCCCAGTTCGAAGAAGTTGTCGTGACGACCGACCTGTTCGACGTTAAGGACTGCCGACCAAATCTGCGCCAGCGCGATTTCCACCGAACCTTGCGGCGCGGCATATTCGCGGCTCAGCCACGCCGTTTGATCCGGCTCCGGCAACGCCTTGCGGTCGAGTTTGCCGTTGGCGGTCAGCGGCAGGGATTGCAGGCGCACGTAAGCGGCGGGCACCAGAGCTTGCGGCAACTGCGCTTGCAGATGACTGCGCAAATCCTCGATGTCGACGCTCAGGCGTTCGGTAAACCACGCCAGCAACTGGCCGTCGCGCACCAGCACCACGCAATCCTGCACGGCCGCGTGACCGCTCAACGCCGCTTCGATTTCGCCCAACTCGATGCGCACACCGCGCAGTTTGACCTGATCATCGTTACGTCCCAGATACTCGATTGTGCCGTCAGCCAACCAGCGCGCGAGATCACCGGTGCGGTACATGCGCGCCTGCGGTTCGTCGCTGAACGGGTCGTCGAGGAAGCGCTCGGCAGTCAGCTCGGGGCGATGCAGATACCCGCGCGCGACACCGGCGCCGCCGACATACAACTCACCGGCGACGCCAACCGGTACGGGGCGCTGCTGGTCGTCGAGCAGGTAAATCTTCGCGTTGGCCATCGGCCTACCGATATGCAACACCTGCCCGGCCTCGACTGCGCCGGAGGTGGCAACCACCGTGGCTTCGGTCGGGCCGTAGTTATTGATCACCGCGAAGGTCTGCTCGCGGGGGAACTGGCGCAGCTTGTCGCCACCGATCAACAGCGTGCGCAAAGTCGGGTGACCGAGGTCGCGACTGAACGCATATTCGGCGACCGGCGTCGGCAGGAAACTCACCTGCAACGGCTGCGCGCGCCACCATTCCAGCAACTCGTCGAGGTGTTCGTTGCTCACCGTTTGCGGCGGCAGGTGCAAGGTCGCGCCAATGCACAGCGCTGGCCAGACTTCCCACGCCATGGCGTCGAAACCGAAGCCGGCGACGCTCGACGTGTGGCTGCCGGCGCGCAGGTCGAAGGCCTCGCAGTGCCAGTGCACCAGGTTTTCCAGCGTCGCGTGTTCGACCATCACGCCTTTCGGCGCGCCGGTGGAGCCCGAGGTGTAAATCACATAAGCCAGATGCGCCGGGGTCAACGCCGGCAGTTGCGGGTTACTGCTGGACAGCTGTTGCCAGGTGGGATGGTCCAGATCAATCAGCGGCACGGCGCCAAGCAGATCAGCCGTCGCAGCCTGGGCCAGCACCGCCATCGGCGCGCTGTCCTGCAACAGATAGGCGATGCGTTCCGCCGGATACGCCGGGTCGACCGGCACATAACCGGCGCCGGCCTTGAGGATCGCCAGCAACGCGACGAGCATGTCCGGGCTGCGGCGCAGGCACACGGCGACGCGGTCATCGGGCTGCACACCGAGCCCGAGCAAGTGATGGGCCACGCGATTGGCGCGCTGATTGAGCTGAGCGTAAGTCAGTTGCTGCTCGCCCTGAACCACGGCCAGTGCCTCCGGTTGCTGCTCGGCCTGAGCCTCGACCAACCGCTGAATCGTTGCCCCACGCGGATAGGCCGCCGAATGCTGGTTGAAGTCGACCAGCAAGCGTTCGTATTCCGCCACCGAGAGCACCGGCAACCGGTTGAGCGGACGTTGCGGCGCCTCTTCCAGCGCCGTCACCAGATGTTCCAGTGCGGTGTGCATGTAACTGCAAATCCGTTGCGCACCGATCTCTGCAACCGCCAGTACATTCAGGGCAAAACCTTCGCCCAGATCATCCACCGACAAGGTCAGCGGATAATTGCTGCGCTCCTCGCCACCCAGCATGCGCACGCCCTGCCAGATCCCCTGGCCGTCGTGCGGCTGCTGCTCGGCGGCACTGTGTCGATAGTTGAGCAACGCGCTGAACAGCGGTGCCGAACCGGCCATGGCGCTGCAACGCTGCGCAAGCGCCAACGAAGCATGTTCATGGCCGAGCAGCGCCGTCAGCCGCGCATGGGTGGTTTTCACCCCGGCGCGCACGCCTTCAGCGAGATCAACCCGCAACGGCAAGGTGTTGATGAATACCCCCAGCGTGCGGTCGGCACCCTCACCGCCCTGCATGCGCCCCATCAACACCGTGCCGAAGACCACGTCGCGGCGCCCGGAGACCACGCCCAAGACCTGCGCCCAGGCCATGTGCATCAGGCTCGCCGGGCTGACGCCCAACTGCCGGGCCTGTTCGCGCAGACGCAGATTGAGCGTCGCATCAACCGGTTGCAGCGCCTCTTCGATGCCACGTCCGTCGCCCTGCACATCCTGCAGACCGAAGGGCAAGGTCGGCTCGTCGATGTCGCCAAGCATGTCGCGGAAGAACGCTTCATGTTCCTGCGCATCAGCGCCCAAGCGCGCCTGCGCCACGTAATTGCGGTACGGCATCGGCGGCGTCAGCGTGTCGAGCTGATCGAACATCAATGCGTGCATTTCCCGCCCGATCACGTCCATGGCGGTGTGGTCGAGAATCGAGTGATGGAACAGCACGATGGCGACGACTTGCTGTTGCGCCGGATCCTCGGCGTAGACCATGCGGATCAACGGAGCCTGATTGAGGTCGAGACGGAAATGTCGGGCATCGAAACGCGCGTGCAACTGTTCGAGAATATCGCCGTCCTGCGCATCCAGCGGCAATGGCTGGACGACCATCTGCGCCTGCCGCCAGACCACTTGCTGCGGGCTCGGCAAACCTTCCCAGACCACGCTGGTGCGCAGAATGTCGTGACGGACGATGACCTGCTGCAAGTGCTCGGCGAAGCTGTGCAGACGTTCAAGACTGTCGAAAGCCAGACGCGATTGCAGCAGGTACGGATCGCCCTGTTCGGCACTCAGATGGTGATAAAGAATGCCTTCCTGCAACGGTGCCAGCGGATAGATATCCTGCACATTCGCGGCGCCGCCCGGCACCGTGGCAACGATACGATCGATACTGGTTTGATCCAGCGTGGTCAGGGTCAGCATGTCGGGGGTGATGTGCGTGCAATCGGCTGGAATCAGATTGGCCGGCACGTCGACTTCCCGGCCACTGCCCAAGGCACGCGCCAAAGCGGCCAGACTCGGCTGGTTGAACAGCACCCGCACATCGGCACTCAAACCGGCCTGACGCATGCGTTCGATCAGGCTCACCGCCAACAGCGAATGGCCGCCAAGTTCGAAGAAGTTGTCGTGACGGCCGATCTGTTCGATGTTGAGTACGTCGGCCCAGATCTGCGCCAACGCGATCTCGACCGGGCCTTGCGGCGCTTCATATTCACGGCTGAGCCACGCGTCCTGATCCGGCTCGGGCAAGGCCTTGCGGTCGAGTTTGCCGTGAGCCGTGAGCGGCAGGCTGTCCAGTCGCACGTAAGCGGCCGGGACCAAAGTGTCCGGCAGCCGCGCGTGCAGATACTGGTGCAAATCAGCGATCTCGACAGACTCGATTGCGGTGAACCAGGCGACCAGACGGCCGTCGCGCACCAGCACCACGCATTCGCGGACCGCATCATGTGCGCTCAGCGCCGCTTCGATTTCGCCGAGTTCTATACGCACGCCGCGCAGTTTTACCTGATCGTCGTTGCGCCCCAGGTATTCGATATTGCCGTCCGCCAACCAACGCGCGAGGTCGCCGGTGCGGTACATCCGTGCGTGCGGCTCGTCGCTGAACCGGTCGTCGAGGAAGTGCGCAGCGGTCAGTTCCGGTCGATTCAGATAGCCCCGCGCAACACCGGCGCCGCCAACATACAACTCGCCTTGCACGCCGGTCGGCACCGGTTGTTGCTGACGGTCCAGAAGGTAAATCCGCGCATTGGCAATCGGCCGGCCAATGTGCAGAACCCGGCCGGGCTCGATACGTCCGGACGTCGCCACCACCGTGGCTTCGGTCGGGCCGTAGTTATTAATGACGTCGAAGGTCTGATCCCGCGAGAACTGGCGCAACTTGTCGCCACCGATCAGCAGCGTGCGCAGGGTCGGATGGCCCAGTTCACGACTGAACGCGTATTCGGCCACCGGGGTTGGCAGAAAGCTCACCTGCAACGGCTGCGCGCGCCACCATTCGAGCAATTCATCAAGGTGTTCATTGCCGATCGAGGACGGTGGCAGGTGCACGGTCGCGCCGACGCACAACGCCGGCCAGACTTCCCAGGCCATGGCATCGAAACCGCAACCGGCGACGCTGGCGGTGTGGCTGCCGGCGTGCAGATCGAAGGTTTCGGCGTGCCAGTGCACGAGGTTTTCCAGAGTACGGTGCTCGACCATCACGCCTTTCGGCTGCCCGGTGGAACCCGAGGTGTAGATCACGTAGGCCAGATTCGCCGGAGTCAGCCTCGACAGTGCCGGGTTGGTGTCAGGCAAGTGCCGCCAGTCGTTGGCGTCCAGATCGATCACCGGCGCCCTGCCGAGCAGGGCGCGCGTCGAGGCCTGCGCCAGCACCGCGATCGGGTCGCTGTCCTGCAACAGGTAGGCGATGCGTTCAGCCGGGTATTCAGGATCAATCGGCACATAACCCGCGCCGGCCTTGAGAATCGCCAGCAGCGCGACGAGCATGTCCGGCCCGCGACGCAGGCACAGCGCAACACGATCGTCGACTTGCACGCCGAGGCCAATCAGGTGATGGGCGAGACGATTGGCGCGCTGATTCAGTTCGCGGTAGCTGAACTGTTGCTCGCCCTGCACCACCGCCAGCGCCTCGGGGTGCGCCGCCACTTGCGCTTCGAACAGGCGCGGCACTGTTTGCGCCGGCGGGTATTCACGACCGCTGATGTTGAAGCCGACCAGCACCCGTTGCCGCTCGCCCGGCGACACGATCGACAACTGCTGCAACGGCGCCTGCGGCGTGTACTCCAGCGCCGTGACCAGGCTGTGCAACGCGGTTTGCAAGAAATCGCAGACCCGCGCCCCGTCCACTTGCGGCACGGCTTGCACGCTCAAGCGGAAACCTTCACCGAGGTCGTCGACGCTGACCACCAACGGATAATTACTGCGCTCGCGGGAGCTGATAATCTCCACGCCATCCCACGCTACAGCAGCCGATTCCGGCGCACTGTGGCGGTAGTTGAGCAAGGTGCTGAACAGCGCCTGCGCGCCGGCGACACCGCTGCAACGCTGGGCCAGTGCCAATGACGCTTGCTCATGGCCGAGCAACTGCGCCAGGCGCGCATGGGTGGCACGCACGCCGTGTTCTACCGGGTCAGCACCGACGTTGACGCGCAACGGCAAGGTGTTGATGAACATGCCCAACGCCCGATCTGCGCCCTCTCCGCCCTGCATGCGGCCGAGCAGCACAGTGCCGAACACCACGTTCTCTTGGCCGGAAACTTGTGACAGCACTTGAGCCCAGGCCTGATGCACCAGGCTGGCCACGCTGACACCCAGCCGCCGTGCCTGCTCGCGCAGACGTTGGCCGAGGCCGACGTCCAGCTCCGCATGACTGTCGAGGATATCGCTGCCGTCGCCGTGCACGTCCTGCAAACCGAAGGCCACGGTCGGCTCGTCGATATCGCCAAGCATTTCGCGGAAGAACGCCTCATGCGCCTGATCATCGGCGCCAAGCCGCGCCTGCGCGACAAAGTGGCGGTACTGCACCGGCGGCGGCAGGTCGCTGCTGCGGCCGAGCATGACGTCACTCATTTCCGCGACCAGCACGTCCAGTGCGGTGTGGTCGAGGACGATATGGTGCAGCAGGAGAATGCCGATCCAGCGCTGGTGCGGCTGATCTTCGGTGTAGACAAAACGCATCAGCGGCGCGCGATTGAGGTCCAGACGATAATGGCGTGGATCGAAACGCGCCTGCATCTGCTCGAGCACGTCGCCGTCGAGTTCGTCGGCATCGACGCGTTCCAGCGCCAGTGTTGCCTCACGGCAAACCACTTGCACCGCCTCTTCAAGACCCTCCCAGAAGATGCCAGTGCGCAGAATGTCATGGCGCGCGATCACGCCGTTCAAAGCACGGACGAAGGTTTTGATCTGCGCCAGACCGTCGAAGGCAAATTGCGCCTGCAACACATACGGATCGCCGGCGCTGGTCGCCAGATGGTGATAGAGAATCCCTGCCTGCAACGGTGCCAGAGCATAGATGTCCTGCACATTGGCGATGCCACCCGGCACGGTTGCAACAACGCGATCGATCGCGGCTTGATCGAGACTGGCCAGCGGCAGCATCGCCGGGGTAATGCGCGTGCAACCTGGCTCGATCAGATTGTCTGGAACGACAATCACACGCTCGTTGCTCAAGGTTGCCGCCAGCGCGGCCACGCTCGGCTGACCGAACAGCACGCGCACGTCACAGTGCAGATCCTGCTGGCGCATGCGTTCGATCAGCTTCACTGCCAGCAGCGAATGACCGCCGAGTTCGAAGAAATTGTCATGGCGGCCGACCTGCTCGACACCGAGCAATGTCTGCCAGAGACCAGCGATCAGATTCTCTACCGCTCCGATCGGCGCTTCGAAACCACGTCGGGCGAATGCATCGCTGTCCGGTGCCGGCAAGGCTTTGCGGTCGAGCTTGCCATTGGTGGTCAGCGGGAAGGCCTCGATACGCACGAAGGCGCTCGGCACCATGTAATCAGCCAGCACAGACAGCAGATGATCACGCAGTTGCGCCACATCCGGCGCCGCACCTTCGTCGGCCAGCCAGTACGCGACCAGACGCTGATCGCCGGGGCTGTCTTCGCGAGCGATCACCACGGCTTCGCGCACGCCTTCGCAAGTAGACAACCGCGCCTCGATCTCGCCCAGCTCAATGCGGAAGCCGCGAATTTTCACCTGATCGTCATTGCGGCCGAGGTATTCGAGGCTGCCATCTGCCGCCCAGCGCGCGAGGTCGCCGGTTTTGTACAACCTCGCATCGGCGTTTTCATTGAACGGATCATTGATAAAACGCTCGGCCGTCAGCGCTTCGCGATTCAGATAACCGCGCGCCACCCCGGCACCGCCGACGTACAGCTCGCCAACCACGCCGACGGGAACCGGTTCACGCTGCGCATCGAGGACATACAGTTGCAGGTCGGGAATGCGCACGCCAATCGGGCTGACGCCCAGCAACTGCGCGTCGGCGGCCTGCAACGGCCGATACGTCACGTGCACCGTGGTTTCGGTGATGCCATACATGTTGACCAGCCGCGTGCCGGCATTGCCGACCCGCGCGTACCACGGTTTGAGCAGGCCCGGCTCCAGCGCTTCGCCGCCGAAAACCACTTCCCGCAAGGAATGCTGCAAGGTGCTGCGGCCCTGGGCGGCGATCAGTTGACGGAACGCGCTCGGCGTCTGGTTGAGCACGGTCACACCGGTTTCGCAGAGCAATGCATAGCAGTCGTCCGGCGAGCGGCTGACGGCTTGCGGGACCAACAGCAATTGTCCGCCGAACGCCAGCGCGGCCCAGATTTCCCAGACCGAAAAGTCGAAGGCGAAGGAATGGAACAGCACGCCGATGTCTTGCTGGTTGAACTGGAACCAGTCGTGGGTGGCAGAAAACAGCCGCGCCACATTGCGATGCTCGACCATCACGCCTTTAGGCAGACCGGTGGAGCCGGAGGTGTAGATCACGTACGCCAGATGCGCCGGGGTCAGCTCGGGGATTTGCGGATTGCTGTCGAGTTCGGCTTTGAGGGGAGCGCTGTCGAGGTCGATCTGCGGCACCTCGAGAGCGGCCACGCGGTCGCGGGTCGCGGCCTGCATCAGCACCGCCGCCGGGGCGCTGTCCTGCAAGGTGAAGTTGATACGGTCCAGCGGATAGGCCGGATCGATCGGCACGTAACCAGCGCCTGCCTTGAGCACACCGAGCAGGCCGATGATCATTTGCGGACCGCGCTCGACGCAAATTGCCACGCGGTCATCGGGACGAATGTTCAGGGCCAGCAGATGATGCGCAACCTGGTTGGCGCGACGATTGAGTTCGCCATAGCTGAGAGTCTGGCCGTTGAAAATCAGCGCCGTGGCGTCTGGTCGGGCCTGCGTATGCGTTTCGAATTGCTGATGGATCAACGGGGTTTGCGGGAACTGCGCCACGGGCGAATTGATGCCGCGTAGCAGATGTTCGCGTTCGCTGGCCGGCAGGATTGTCAGCGTTTGCAGCGCCACATCAGGGCTGGTTTGCAGGGCATCGGCCAGACTCTCCAGCGCTGCTTTCAGGTAAGCGGCCATGCGCTCGGCACCCAGCGCTGCATCCGCCAGCGCGGTGATGCGCAAGTCCACACCGAGGTCATCGATGTTGATGGTCAGCGGATAATTG encodes:
- a CDS encoding non-ribosomal peptide synthetase, whose product is MHFSELMAAISTHAIRLQQEDEDLVILGSDDALDDALWDSLAAHKAQLLELVAQHGGDWLSPAFRITPDMLPLVTLNQDTLDRIVATVPGGAANVQDIYPLSALQEGMLYHHLSAAAGDPYISQARFVFDSQERLNAFAEALRWVVKRHDILRTSFVWEYLDEAVQVVWREAPLVCEEVSIDSRADVLTQLLERHDPQHFRLDMQQAPLLRMVYAQDPAQGRVVALLLFHHMIMDHVALDVLRREIQACLLGQTAQVPAAVPYRDHLAKARSAGNEQAQEAFFREMLADIDEPTLPCGLQDVQGDGHAIEESSLMLDSRLSRQLREQARQLGVSVASLTHLALARVLGQLSGRTAVVFGTVLLGRMDAGEGGEQALGMFINTLPLRVDVGEQSVRAGVRATHQRLTALLAHEQASLALAQRCSAVAVPTPLFSAILNYRHSSVEEVADVVDIAPGVQVLGARERTNYPLTINIDDLGVDLRITALADAALGAERMAAYLKAALESLADALQTSPDVALQTLTILPASEREHLLRGINSPVAQFPQTPLIHQQFETHTQARPDATALIFNGQTLSYGELNRRANQVAHHLLALNIRPDDRVAICVERGPQMIIGLLGVLKAGAGYVPIDPAYPLDRINFTLQDSAPAAVLMQAATRDRVAALEVPQIDLDSAPLKAELDSNPQIPELTPAHLAYVIYTSGSTGLPKGVMVEHRNVARLFSATHDWFQFNQQDIGVLFHSFAFDFSVWEIWAALAFGGQLLLVPQAVSRSPDDCYALLCETGVTVLNQTPSAFRQLIAAQGRSTLQHSLREVVFGGEALEPGLLKPWYARVGNAGTRLVNMYGITETTVHVTYRPLQAADAQLLGVSPIGVRIPDLQLYVLDAQREPVPVGVVGELYVGGAGVARGYLNREALTAERFINDPFNENADARLYKTGDLARWAADGSLEYLGRNDDQVKIRGFRIELGEIEARLSTCEGVREAVVIAREDSPGDQRLVAYWLADEGAAPDVAQLRDHLLSVLADYMVPSAFVRIEAFPLTTNGKLDRKALPAPDSDAFARRGFEAPIGAVENLIAGLWQTLLGVEQVGRHDNFFELGGHSLLAVKLIERMRQQDLHCDVRVLFGQPSVAALAATLSNERVIVVPDNLIEPGCTRITPAMLPLASLDQAAIDRVVATVPGGIANVQDIYALAPLQAGILYHHLATSAGDPYVLQAQFAFDGLAQIKTFVRALNGVIARHDILRTGIFWEGLEEAVQVVCREATLALERVDADELDGDVLEQMQARFDPRHYRLDLNRAPLMRFVYTEDQPHQRWIGILLLHHIVLDHTALDVLVAEMSDVMLGRSSDLPPPVQYRHFVAQARLGADDQAHEAFFREMLGDIDEPTVAFGLQDVHGDGSDILDSHAELDVGLGQRLREQARRLGVSVASLVHQAWAQVLSQVSGQENVVFGTVLLGRMQGGEGADRALGMFINTLPLRVNVGADPVEHGVRATHARLAQLLGHEQASLALAQRCSGVAGAQALFSTLLNYRHSAPESAAVAWDGVEIISSRERSNYPLVVSVDDLGEGFRLSVQAVPQVDGARVCDFLQTALHSLVTALEYTPQAPLQQLSIVSPGERQRVLVGFNISGREYPPAQTVPRLFEAQVAAHPEALAVVQGEQQFSYRELNQRANRLAHHLIGLGVQVDDRVALCLRRGPDMLVALLAILKAGAGYVPIDPEYPAERIAYLLQDSDPIAVLAQASTRALLGRAPVIDLDANDWRHLPDTNPALSRLTPANLAYVIYTSGSTGQPKGVMVEHRTLENLVHWHAETFDLHAGSHTASVAGCGFDAMAWEVWPALCVGATVHLPPSSIGNEHLDELLEWWRAQPLQVSFLPTPVAEYAFSRELGHPTLRTLLIGGDKLRQFSRDQTFDVINNYGPTEATVVATSGRIEPGRVLHIGRPIANARIYLLDRQQQPVPTGVQGELYVGGAGVARGYLNRPELTAAHFLDDRFSDEPHARMYRTGDLARWLADGNIEYLGRNDDQVKLRGVRIELGEIEAALSAHDAVRECVVLVRDGRLVAWFTAIESVEIADLHQYLHARLPDTLVPAAYVRLDSLPLTAHGKLDRKALPEPDQDAWLSREYEAPQGPVEIALAQIWADVLNIEQIGRHDNFFELGGHSLLAVSLIERMRQAGLSADVRVLFNQPSLAALARALGSGREVDVPANLIPADCTHITPDMLTLTTLDQTSIDRIVATVPGGAANVQDIYPLAPLQEGILYHHLSAEQGDPYLLQSRLAFDSLERLHSFAEHLQQVIVRHDILRTSVVWEGLPSPQQVVWRQAQMVVQPLPLDAQDGDILEQLHARFDARHFRLDLNQAPLIRMVYAEDPAQQQVVAIVLFHHSILDHTAMDVIGREMHALMFDQLDTLTPPMPYRNYVAQARLGADAQEHEAFFRDMLGDIDEPTLPFGLQDVQGDGRGIEEALQPVDATLNLRLREQARQLGVSPASLMHMAWAQVLGVVSGRRDVVFGTVLMGRMQGGEGADRTLGVFINTLPLRVDLAEGVRAGVKTTHARLTALLGHEHASLALAQRCSAMAGSAPLFSALLNYRHSAAEQQPHDGQGIWQGVRMLGGEERSNYPLTLSVDDLGEGFALNVLAVAEIGAQRICSYMHTALEHLVTALEEAPQRPLNRLPVLSVAEYERLLVDFNQHSAAYPRGATIQRLVEAQAEQQPEALAVVQGEQQLTYAQLNQRANRVAHHLLGLGVQPDDRVAVCLRRSPDMLVALLAILKAGAGYVPVDPAYPAERIAYLLQDSAPMAVLAQAATADLLGAVPLIDLDHPTWQQLSSSNPQLPALTPAHLAYVIYTSGSTGAPKGVMVEHATLENLVHWHCEAFDLRAGSHTSSVAGFGFDAMAWEVWPALCIGATLHLPPQTVSNEHLDELLEWWRAQPLQVSFLPTPVAEYAFSRDLGHPTLRTLLIGGDKLRQFPREQTFAVINNYGPTEATVVATSGAVEAGQVLHIGRPMANAKIYLLDDQQRPVPVGVAGELYVGGAGVARGYLHRPELTAERFLDDPFSDEPQARMYRTGDLARWLADGTIEYLGRNDDQVKLRGVRIELGEIEAALSGHAAVQDCVVLVRDGQLLAWFTERLSVDIEDLRSHLQAQLPQALVPAAYVRLQSLPLTANGKLDRKALPEPDQTAWLSREYAAPQGSVEIALAQIWSAVLNVEQVGRHDNFFELGGHSLLAVTLIERMRQVDLSTDVRVLFSQPTLAALAAEVGSGREVAVPENLIAADCTHITPDMLPLVQLDQASIERIVATVPGGAANVQDIYPLAPLQEGILYHHLSAAQGDPYLLQSCLAFDSLERFHAFAAALRQVMTRHDILRTSIVWQGLAAPVQVVWRQAELPVQAVALEPAQGEAIDQLRARFDARHCRLELDQAPLLRLVYALDPDHQRVVAMLLFHHIAMDHTALAVVSEEMQVILRGDERLPVAAVPYRNYVAQTRLGVSEQEHEAFFREMLGDIDEPTLPFGLQDVHGDGNDIEEVGQALPAVVAQRLRSQARLLGVSVASLFHLAWARVLAATSAQERVVFGTVLLGRMQGGAGADRGLGMFINTLPLRVDVDESNVRAGVKATHARLSALLAHEHASLALAQRCSGVAAPSPLFSAMLNYRHSDSEARENATRDGWKGIESLAGEERTNYPLTLNVDDLGNGFELTVMTPSRIGAARLGQYMENALTALVEALEHTPRQALNRLTVLADEERQALLFGLNDTAVDYDLLQTLHGLFEAQVRRTPQAVAVVAGDQALSYTQLNERANRLARHLISLGVQVDSRVAICVERSLEMVIGLLAINKAGAAYVPLDPAYPPERLAYMLEDSAPAVVLVHAATSELLGDITAAVVDLDQNSWQSLSADNPQIPALTPQHSAYVIYTSGSTGQPKGVVNEHAGVVNRLLWMQDAYRLTAADSVLQKTPFSFDVSVWEFFWPLMTGARLVMARPDGHKDPQYLTEVIETENITTLHFVPSMLDVFLANSDTTRCDSVRRVMCSGEALPGSLVRRFKLQLTGSELHNLYGPTEAAVDVTAWDCAGSIEQTPDNTPIGKPIANTRMYILDAQQQPVPQGVVGELYIAGVQVARGYLNRPELNAERFLDDPFQPSGRMYRTGDVARYRPDGNIEYLGRNDDQVKIRGLRIELGEIQARLTQVHGVQEAAVLAREDVPGDKRLVAYYTGERLDIDLLRSHLLEHLPDYMVPAVFVYLDALPLSPNGKLDRKALPAPDQQSLKTREYEAPVGEVEITLARLWAELLNVERVGRHDHFFELGGHSLLAISLIGRLRQEGMEADVRALFEQPTLAGYAAITERMEIVL